One genomic segment of Streptomyces sp. NBC_00239 includes these proteins:
- a CDS encoding PRC-barrel domain-containing protein, which produces MQTDIDPRSLIGRKAFDRNGTKIGTVDEVYLDDATGIPEWAAVRTGLFGRDAFVPLEPSELVGGTLRVPYERALIKDAPDFGVGRHLSPEQELQLYHHYGLDVALPGDIAAAAPPPDRDFGRLSTDEG; this is translated from the coding sequence GTGCAGACCGATATCGATCCGCGCAGCCTGATCGGCCGCAAGGCGTTCGACCGCAATGGCACCAAGATCGGCACGGTCGACGAGGTGTACCTCGACGACGCGACCGGCATCCCGGAATGGGCGGCCGTCCGCACCGGTCTCTTCGGCAGGGACGCCTTCGTCCCGCTGGAGCCCAGCGAGCTGGTCGGGGGCACCCTCCGGGTGCCGTACGAACGCGCTCTCATCAAGGATGCACCCGATTTCGGGGTGGGGCGCCACCTCTCACCGGAGCAGGAACTCCAGCTCTACCACCACTACGGGCTGGACGTGGCGCTGCCCGGCGACATCGCGGCGGCCGCCCCGCCACCGGACCGCGATTTCGGCCGGCTGAGCACGGACGAGGGCTGA
- a CDS encoding bifunctional nuclease family protein — MNELDVVGVRVEMPSNQPIVLLREVGGDRYLPIWIGPGEATAIAFAQQGMAPARPLTHDLFKDVLEAVGEELTEVRITDLREGVFYAELVFASGVEVSARPSDAIALALRTGTPIYGSDGVLDDAGIAIPDEQEDEVEKFREFLDQISPEDFGTGNQ, encoded by the coding sequence GTGAACGAGCTCGACGTTGTGGGTGTCCGGGTGGAAATGCCCTCCAACCAACCGATCGTGCTCCTGCGCGAAGTGGGAGGCGATCGGTACCTCCCGATCTGGATCGGTCCTGGAGAGGCGACTGCCATCGCCTTCGCCCAGCAGGGCATGGCCCCTGCCAGGCCGCTGACGCATGACCTCTTCAAGGACGTGCTGGAGGCGGTGGGCGAGGAGCTCACCGAGGTACGCATCACGGACCTGCGGGAGGGCGTCTTCTACGCGGAACTGGTCTTCGCCAGCGGCGTGGAGGTCAGTGCGCGGCCGTCCGACGCGATAGCGCTGGCCCTGCGCACCGGTACGCCGATCTACGGCAGCGACGGCGTCCTGGACGACGCCGGAATCGCCATTCCCGACGAGCAGGAGGACGAGGTGGAGAAGTTCCGCGAGTTCCTCGACCAGATCTCGCCCGAGGACTTCGGCACGGGCAACCAGTGA
- a CDS encoding DNA polymerase IV has translation MRAAPTILHLDMDAFFAAAEQAAKPSLRGKPVIVGGLGPRGVVATASYEARRFGVHSAMPMAQARRLCPNGAYLVPRFLLYRSVSERVMELLRELSPLVEPLSLDEAFVDLEAGGVAADAATARAVGMRLREDIRAATGLSGSVGLAGSKMLAKIASEEAKPDGLVVITPGTERELLAPMPVRTLPGVGPATGEHLRRAGITTVGELAEAGEDELVRLVGRSHGVGLYRMALGRDDRAVVAERDAKSVSVEDTFDVDLHDRVRIRTEVQRLADRCVQRLRGSGHSGRTIVLKVRRYDFSTLTRSETLRGPTDDPAVVREAAARLLDAVDTTGGVRLLGVGVSGLADYTQEDLFAQAAGEAEARAAEEARAAEEARAAGGESGAPGAREGGGAGEEGGPAAEGALPEGAGPAGVPAAERHWAAGSDVRHAEYGPGWVQGSGVGRVTVRFEEPGSAPGRVRTFAVDDPGLEPAEPLPLVGQPSSVLSRPKSRSGGGAAAAMSPGSATSSP, from the coding sequence GTGAGAGCCGCGCCGACGATCCTGCATCTGGACATGGATGCCTTCTTCGCCGCCGCCGAACAGGCGGCGAAGCCCAGCCTGCGCGGAAAGCCCGTGATCGTCGGCGGGCTCGGGCCGCGCGGTGTGGTCGCCACCGCCTCGTACGAGGCCCGGCGGTTCGGCGTGCACTCGGCCATGCCGATGGCCCAGGCCCGGCGGCTGTGCCCGAACGGCGCGTACCTGGTGCCGCGCTTCCTGCTGTACCGCTCGGTGAGCGAGCGGGTGATGGAGCTGCTGAGGGAGCTCTCCCCGCTCGTCGAGCCGCTCAGCCTCGACGAGGCCTTCGTGGACCTGGAGGCGGGCGGGGTGGCGGCCGACGCCGCGACGGCGCGGGCCGTGGGGATGCGGCTGCGCGAGGACATCCGGGCGGCCACCGGCCTGAGCGGTTCGGTCGGGCTGGCCGGCTCCAAGATGCTCGCCAAGATCGCTTCCGAGGAGGCCAAGCCCGACGGGCTGGTCGTCATCACGCCCGGCACCGAGCGGGAACTGCTCGCGCCGATGCCGGTGCGCACGCTGCCCGGGGTCGGCCCGGCCACCGGTGAGCACCTGAGGCGGGCCGGCATCACCACCGTGGGCGAGCTGGCCGAGGCCGGCGAGGACGAGCTCGTACGGCTCGTGGGGCGCTCCCACGGGGTGGGCCTGTACCGGATGGCACTGGGCCGGGACGACCGGGCGGTGGTGGCGGAGCGGGACGCCAAGTCGGTCTCCGTCGAGGACACCTTCGACGTGGACCTCCACGACCGGGTCCGGATCCGCACCGAGGTGCAGCGACTGGCCGACCGGTGCGTGCAGCGGCTGCGGGGCTCCGGGCACTCCGGCCGGACCATCGTCCTCAAGGTGCGGCGGTACGACTTCTCGACGCTGACGCGCTCCGAGACGCTGCGCGGGCCCACCGACGACCCGGCCGTGGTGCGGGAGGCGGCCGCCCGGCTGCTGGACGCCGTGGACACCACCGGCGGGGTGCGGCTGCTGGGGGTCGGGGTCTCGGGGCTGGCCGACTACACCCAGGAGGATCTGTTCGCGCAGGCGGCCGGGGAGGCGGAGGCCCGGGCCGCGGAGGAGGCGAGGGCGGCGGAGGAGGCGCGGGCAGCGGGAGGGGAGAGCGGCGCGCCCGGGGCCCGCGAAGGCGGCGGGGCCGGGGAGGAGGGCGGGCCCGCGGCGGAGGGGGCGCTGCCCGAGGGGGCGGGGCCGGCCGGCGTTCCGGCGGCGGAGCGGCACTGGGCGGCCGGCAGTGATGTCCGCCACGCGGAATACGGGCCCGGCTGGGTCCAGGGGAGCGGAGTGGGGCGGGTGACCGTGCGGTTCGAGGAGCCGGGTTCCGCTCCGGGCCGGGTGCGCACCTTCGCGGTGGACGATCCGGGCCTGGAGCCCGCGGAGCCGCTGCCGCTGGTGGGTCAGCCCTCGTCCGTGCTCAGCCGGCCGAAATCGCGGTCCGGTGGCGGGGCGGCCGCCGCGATGTCGCCGGGCAGCGCCACGTCCAGCCCGTAG
- a CDS encoding FHA domain-containing protein — MSGGYGRCENVRVGRCVHSGFVLPHGRVCFGQGESPVKLFEKLFGKKAREESAAAKHRASRHGDGEAQGDRPLFRDEVAGAGDNSGVQGASSVDPAASGRIGFGEPSTSSAGGGFSPDPYATNASAGQPRREEPSMSAVQVCSRCGHRNGADGRFCSHCGAPLRPGLTPERASETTSTISISGLEAYEAEVTGQHAAPSLSPEAQAAVEALPSGSALLIVRRGPNSGSRFLLDGELTTAGRHPQSDIFLDDVTVSRRHVEFRRRQDGGFTVSDVGSLNGTYVNREPIESVSLTNGDEVQIGKYRLVFYASQRGI, encoded by the coding sequence CTGTCTGGTGGTTACGGACGTTGTGAGAATGTCCGGGTCGGCAGGTGTGTGCATTCAGGGTTCGTCCTGCCCCACGGGCGGGTCTGTTTCGGTCAAGGGGAATCGCCCGTGAAATTGTTTGAGAAGTTGTTCGGCAAGAAGGCTCGCGAGGAAAGCGCTGCGGCCAAGCACCGCGCGTCGCGGCACGGAGACGGGGAAGCGCAGGGCGACCGCCCGCTGTTCCGCGACGAGGTCGCGGGGGCGGGTGACAATTCGGGCGTTCAAGGCGCGTCGTCTGTTGACCCTGCCGCGTCCGGCCGCATAGGTTTCGGTGAACCATCAACCTCAAGTGCGGGTGGAGGGTTCTCCCCCGATCCGTACGCAACCAATGCCTCCGCGGGGCAGCCGCGGCGCGAGGAGCCGTCCATGTCGGCCGTCCAGGTGTGCAGCAGGTGCGGGCACCGCAATGGTGCGGACGGCCGCTTCTGTTCGCACTGCGGGGCGCCGCTGCGGCCGGGCCTGACGCCGGAGCGTGCCTCGGAGACCACGTCGACCATCTCGATCTCCGGGCTGGAGGCCTACGAGGCCGAGGTGACCGGCCAGCACGCCGCTCCCTCGCTCTCTCCCGAGGCCCAGGCCGCGGTGGAGGCCCTCCCGTCGGGTTCGGCGCTGCTCATCGTCCGCCGCGGTCCGAATTCGGGCAGCCGCTTCCTCCTGGACGGCGAGCTGACCACGGCCGGCCGGCACCCGCAGAGCGACATCTTCCTGGACGACGTCACGGTCTCCCGGCGGCACGTCGAATTCCGCAGGCGCCAGGACGGTGGCTTCACCGTCTCCGACGTCGGCAGCCTGAACGGCACGTACGTCAACCGTGAGCCGATCGAGTCGGTCTCGCTCACGAACGGCGACGAGGTGCAGATCGGCAAGTACCGACTGGTCTTCTACGCGAGCCAGCGAGGCATCTGA
- a CDS encoding CDP-alcohol phosphatidyltransferase family protein → MEVQETRVQTDRILTIPNILSMARLVGVPLFLWLILRPVFGGPNSDGWALLVLMFSGVSDYLDGKLARRWNQISSLGRLLDPAADRLYIVSTLIGLTWREILPLWLTAALFARELMLLVMVWILRRHGYPPPQVNFLGKAATFNLMYAFPLLLLSDQAGWLGWLASVFGWAFAGWGTTLYWWAGILYVVQVRRLVKADAAAD, encoded by the coding sequence GTGGAGGTCCAGGAGACTCGGGTCCAGACGGACCGAATCCTCACCATCCCGAACATCCTGAGCATGGCTCGCCTCGTCGGCGTACCCCTGTTCCTCTGGCTCATCCTGCGGCCGGTGTTCGGAGGGCCCAACAGCGACGGCTGGGCGCTGCTCGTCCTGATGTTCAGCGGGGTCAGCGACTACCTCGACGGGAAGCTCGCACGCCGCTGGAACCAGATCAGCAGCCTCGGCCGGCTGCTGGATCCGGCCGCCGACCGGCTGTACATCGTCTCCACGCTCATCGGGCTGACCTGGCGGGAGATCCTTCCGCTGTGGCTCACGGCCGCGCTGTTCGCCCGCGAGCTGATGCTTCTGGTGATGGTGTGGATCCTGCGCCGCCACGGATATCCGCCGCCGCAGGTCAACTTCCTCGGCAAGGCCGCGACCTTCAACCTGATGTACGCCTTCCCGCTGCTCCTCCTGAGTGATCAAGCCGGATGGCTCGGCTGGCTTGCGTCTGTTTTCGGATGGGCGTTCGCTGGATGGGGTACAACCCTCTATTGGTGGGCAGGCATCTTGTACGTGGTGCAGGTCCGCCGTCTCGTGAAGGCGGATGCCGCGGCCGATTGA
- a CDS encoding DUF881 domain-containing protein, with protein sequence MCRMSQPPQNRTSATPPVRPDASMSLLTHVMDHSLDEGYAEASARRAAAGTTGLPRTLKAKLALAGGLVLAAMVVTLGAAEARIAAPVLAKERDELIDRVERAGAGADDLEKEIDALRTDVADRQREALKQHGGDQGELVALLSGATEVHGPGIRLVVDDAKEAESGGGGPRENSGFSDTGRVRDRDMQRIVNGLWQSGAEAVAINGQRLTSLSAIRAAGDAILVDNKPLVPPYEVLAVGAKNRLGTDFQDSADGQYLHVLQENYGVRYSVSAQDDVRLPAASSLIVRTAEPKKGAS encoded by the coding sequence ATGTGCCGCATGTCGCAGCCGCCCCAGAACCGGACTTCGGCCACACCGCCGGTGCGCCCGGACGCCTCCATGTCGCTGCTGACGCATGTGATGGACCACAGCCTCGACGAGGGTTACGCCGAGGCCTCGGCCCGCCGCGCGGCAGCCGGCACCACCGGACTGCCCCGAACCCTCAAGGCGAAACTCGCGCTGGCCGGCGGCCTCGTGCTGGCCGCGATGGTGGTGACCCTCGGCGCCGCCGAGGCGCGGATAGCGGCTCCCGTCCTGGCCAAGGAGCGCGACGAACTCATCGACCGGGTCGAACGGGCCGGAGCGGGCGCCGACGACCTGGAGAAGGAGATCGACGCGCTCCGCACCGACGTCGCGGACCGCCAGCGCGAGGCCCTCAAGCAGCACGGCGGCGACCAGGGCGAACTGGTCGCGCTGCTGTCCGGGGCCACCGAGGTGCACGGGCCGGGGATCCGGCTCGTGGTCGACGACGCGAAGGAAGCGGAGAGCGGCGGCGGCGGGCCGCGCGAGAACTCCGGGTTCTCCGACACCGGCCGGGTGCGCGACCGCGACATGCAACGGATCGTCAACGGGCTGTGGCAGTCGGGCGCGGAGGCAGTCGCCATCAACGGGCAGCGGCTGACGTCGCTGTCGGCGATCAGGGCGGCCGGTGACGCCATACTGGTCGACAACAAGCCGCTGGTACCGCCGTACGAGGTACTGGCGGTAGGGGCGAAGAACCGGCTCGGCACCGACTTCCAGGACAGCGCGGACGGGCAGTACCTCCACGTGCTGCAGGAGAACTACGGCGTCCGCTACAGCGTCTCCGCCCAGGACGACGTCCGGCTGCCGGCCGCGTCGAGCCTGATCGTACGTACAGCAGAACCGAAGAAGGGTGCATCGTGA
- a CDS encoding mannose-1-phosphate guanyltransferase — MKAVVMAGGEGTRLRPMTSSMPKPLLPVVNRPIMEHVLRLLKRHGLNETVVTVQFLASLVRNYFGDGEELGMELTYANEEKPLGTAGSVKNAEEALKDDAFLVISGDALTDFDLTDLIAFHKAKGAMVTVCLTRVPNPLEFGITIVDEEGKVERFLEKPTWGQVFSDTVNTGIYVMEPEVFDYVDPDVPVDWSGDVFPQLMKEGRPIYGYVAEGYWEDVGTHESYVKAQADVLEGKVQVEMDGFEISPGVWIAEGAEVHPDAVLRGPLYIGDYAKIEAGVEIREHTVIGSNVVVKSGAFLHRAVVHDNVYIGPHSNLRGCVIGKNTDIMRAARVEDGAVIGDECLVGEESIVQGNVRVYPFKTIEAGAFVNTSVIWESRGQAHLFGARGVSGILNVEITPEVAVRLAGAYATTLKKGATVTTARDHSRGARALKRAVISALQASAINVRDLENVPLPVARQQTARGSAGGIMLRTSPGVPDSLDIMFFDASGADLSQAAQRKLDRVYARQEYRRAFPGEIGDLQFPSSVFDSYTGSLLRRVNTTGIAESALKVVVDASNGSAGLVLPSLLGRLGVDALTINPGLDESRPTETAESRRAGLVRLGEIVASARAAFGVRFDPVGERISLVDERGRIIEDDRALLVLLDLVAAERRSGKVALPVTTTRIAEQVAAYHGTQVEWTTTSPDDLTRVGRAETTIFGGDGRGGIIVPEFSSVFDGAAAFVRLIGLVARTQLTLSQIDARIPRAHVLKRDLATPWAVKGLVMRRVVEAAGTRHVDTTDGVRVVEADGRWVLVLPDPAEAVTHLWAEGPDGASAQALLDEWSTVVDGAGH, encoded by the coding sequence ATGAAGGCCGTCGTGATGGCCGGAGGTGAAGGCACACGCCTTCGCCCCATGACCTCGAGCATGCCCAAGCCGCTCCTACCGGTGGTAAACCGGCCGATCATGGAGCACGTGCTCAGGCTCCTCAAAAGGCATGGGCTCAATGAGACCGTCGTGACCGTGCAGTTCCTGGCCTCACTGGTCAGAAACTACTTCGGCGACGGCGAAGAGCTTGGAATGGAGCTCACTTACGCCAACGAGGAGAAGCCACTCGGGACCGCCGGCAGCGTGAAGAACGCCGAGGAGGCCCTCAAGGACGACGCGTTCCTGGTCATCTCCGGAGACGCGCTCACCGACTTCGACCTGACGGACCTCATCGCCTTCCACAAGGCGAAGGGCGCCATGGTCACTGTCTGCCTCACCCGAGTGCCCAACCCGCTGGAATTCGGCATCACCATCGTGGACGAGGAAGGCAAGGTCGAACGCTTCCTGGAGAAGCCGACCTGGGGCCAGGTCTTCTCCGACACCGTCAACACCGGCATCTACGTCATGGAGCCGGAAGTCTTCGACTACGTCGACCCCGACGTCCCCGTGGACTGGTCCGGAGACGTGTTCCCGCAGCTGATGAAGGAAGGGCGGCCCATCTACGGGTACGTCGCCGAAGGCTACTGGGAGGACGTGGGCACCCACGAGAGCTACGTGAAGGCCCAGGCCGACGTGCTCGAAGGCAAGGTCCAGGTCGAGATGGACGGCTTCGAGATCTCGCCGGGCGTGTGGATCGCCGAAGGCGCCGAGGTGCACCCCGACGCCGTCCTGCGCGGGCCGCTGTACATCGGCGACTACGCCAAGATCGAAGCCGGCGTGGAGATCCGCGAGCACACCGTCATCGGATCGAACGTCGTCGTCAAGAGCGGCGCCTTCCTCCACAGGGCCGTCGTCCACGACAACGTCTACATCGGGCCGCACAGCAACCTGCGCGGCTGCGTCATCGGCAAGAACACCGACATCATGCGGGCCGCCCGGGTCGAGGACGGCGCCGTCATCGGGGACGAGTGCCTGGTCGGCGAGGAATCGATCGTCCAGGGCAACGTACGGGTCTACCCCTTCAAGACGATCGAAGCCGGCGCCTTCGTCAACACCTCGGTCATCTGGGAGTCCCGCGGCCAGGCCCATCTGTTCGGGGCGCGCGGCGTCTCCGGCATCCTCAACGTGGAGATCACCCCGGAAGTAGCGGTCCGGCTGGCCGGCGCGTACGCCACCACCCTGAAGAAGGGGGCCACGGTCACCACGGCCCGTGACCACTCCCGTGGCGCCCGTGCACTCAAACGGGCGGTCATCTCCGCCCTGCAGGCCAGCGCCATCAACGTACGCGACCTGGAGAACGTGCCGCTGCCGGTGGCACGACAGCAGACCGCGCGCGGCAGTGCCGGCGGGATCATGCTGCGGACCTCGCCCGGGGTGCCCGACTCGCTCGACATCATGTTCTTCGACGCGAGCGGAGCCGACCTCTCCCAGGCCGCCCAGCGCAAACTCGACCGCGTCTACGCACGGCAGGAGTACCGGCGGGCCTTCCCCGGCGAGATCGGCGACCTCCAGTTCCCGTCGAGCGTCTTCGACTCGTACACCGGATCGCTGCTGCGGCGGGTCAACACCACCGGGATCGCGGAATCCGCGCTCAAGGTCGTCGTGGACGCCTCCAACGGCAGCGCCGGACTGGTCCTGCCGAGCCTGCTCGGCCGGCTCGGGGTCGACGCCCTCACCATCAACCCCGGACTCGACGAGTCCAGGCCGACCGAGACCGCCGAGAGCCGGCGGGCCGGGCTGGTCCGGCTCGGCGAGATCGTCGCCTCCGCGCGCGCCGCGTTCGGCGTGCGCTTCGACCCGGTCGGCGAGCGGATCTCGCTCGTCGACGAACGCGGCCGGATCATCGAGGACGACCGCGCCCTCCTGGTCCTGCTCGACCTGGTCGCGGCCGAGCGGCGCAGCGGCAAGGTGGCGCTGCCCGTGACCACGACCCGGATCGCCGAGCAGGTGGCCGCCTACCACGGCACCCAGGTCGAGTGGACGACGACCTCGCCCGACGACCTGACGCGGGTGGGCCGGGCCGAGACGACGATCTTCGGCGGGGACGGCCGCGGCGGCATCATCGTGCCCGAGTTCAGCAGCGTCTTCGACGGCGCCGCGGCCTTCGTACGGCTCATCGGGCTGGTCGCGCGCACCCAGCTCACCCTGAGCCAGATCGACGCGCGGATACCGCGAGCCCACGTCCTCAAGCGCGATCTGGCGACCCCGTGGGCCGTCAAGGGCCTGGTCATGCGGCGTGTGGTGGAGGCAGCCGGTACGCGGCACGTGGACACCACCGACGGGGTGCGGGTGGTCGAGGCCGACGGCCGCTGGGTGCTGGTGCTGCCCGACCCGGCGGAGGCCGTCACCCATCTGTGGGCCGAGGGGCCCGACGGGGCGTCCGCGCAGGCGCTGCTCGACGAATGGTCGACCGTCGTGGACGGCGCCGGCCACTGA
- a CDS encoding MerR family transcriptional regulator — protein sequence MRISGDGTTGGIPARSPGESGPYPLHGGTAGSARRQPEAVSSVANAVNADPASEEIGYRGPTACAAAGITYRQLDYWARTGLVEPSVRPAYGSGTQRLYSFHDVVVLKIVKRFLDTGVALQNIRTAVQHLRERGFADLERMTLMSDGATVYECTSPDEVVGLLQGGQGVFGIAVGVVRRDVENALSQLHGERVDTGETLIGLNPADELARRRNRAV from the coding sequence GTGAGAATCAGCGGCGACGGTACGACCGGGGGCATCCCCGCACGCAGTCCGGGGGAGAGCGGTCCGTATCCGCTGCACGGCGGTACGGCCGGTTCCGCGCGCCGTCAGCCGGAAGCGGTGTCGAGCGTGGCGAACGCGGTGAACGCCGACCCGGCATCCGAGGAGATCGGGTACCGGGGTCCGACGGCGTGCGCCGCCGCCGGCATCACCTACCGGCAGCTGGACTACTGGGCCCGCACCGGGCTCGTCGAACCGAGCGTGCGCCCGGCGTACGGCTCGGGCACCCAGCGCCTCTACAGCTTCCACGACGTGGTCGTGCTGAAGATCGTGAAGCGCTTCCTCGACACCGGGGTCGCGCTGCAGAACATCCGCACCGCGGTGCAGCACCTGCGCGAGCGCGGATTCGCGGACCTGGAGCGCATGACGCTGATGAGCGACGGCGCGACCGTGTACGAGTGCACCTCCCCGGACGAGGTCGTGGGCCTGCTCCAGGGCGGTCAGGGCGTCTTCGGCATCGCGGTCGGCGTGGTCCGGCGCGACGTGGAGAACGCCCTCTCCCAGCTGCACGGCGAGCGCGTCGACACCGGCGAGACCCTGATCGGGCTCAACCCCGCCGACGAACTCGCCAGGCGCCGCAACCGGGCCGTGTGA
- a CDS encoding DUF881 domain-containing protein, which yields MSSDNQPEPSDGRPEPSKPVEPVGATEPAAESPESVKSAESGEQAGTAERAEPDAVPGMTGRQRLAAGLWPPRVSRAQLIVALLLFVLGLGLAIQVRSNSDSSALRGARQEDLVRILDELDGRTERLEDEKRRLEDQRKELENSSDQAEEARKQTLEKEAQLGILAGTVAAEGPGITLRVSDPKHLVQSDMLLDAIQELRAAGAEAIQVNGVRVVAGTYFSDEDGGVGVDGKKITQPYEFKVIGKPQDLEPALNIPGGVIQTLEKEQATADVVRSSKIVVDALRAAKQPDYARSSSS from the coding sequence ATGAGCAGCGACAACCAGCCCGAGCCTTCGGACGGCCGGCCGGAGCCTTCGAAGCCGGTCGAGCCCGTCGGGGCGACCGAACCGGCGGCGGAGTCCCCGGAATCCGTCAAGTCCGCGGAATCCGGGGAACAGGCCGGAACGGCCGAGCGGGCCGAGCCGGATGCGGTGCCCGGGATGACCGGCCGGCAGCGGCTGGCCGCGGGGCTGTGGCCGCCGAGGGTGAGCCGGGCCCAACTGATCGTCGCGCTGCTGCTGTTCGTCCTGGGGTTGGGACTGGCCATCCAGGTGCGCTCGAACAGCGACAGCAGCGCCCTGCGCGGCGCCCGCCAGGAGGACCTCGTACGGATCCTCGACGAGCTCGACGGCCGGACCGAGCGGCTGGAGGACGAGAAGCGGCGGCTGGAGGACCAGCGCAAGGAGCTCGAGAACAGCTCCGACCAGGCCGAGGAGGCCCGGAAGCAGACCCTGGAGAAGGAAGCCCAACTCGGCATCCTGGCGGGTACGGTGGCCGCCGAGGGCCCGGGCATCACGCTGCGGGTGTCCGACCCGAAGCACCTCGTCCAGTCGGACATGCTGCTCGACGCGATCCAGGAGCTGCGGGCCGCCGGCGCCGAGGCGATCCAGGTCAACGGGGTCCGGGTGGTGGCCGGTACGTACTTCTCCGACGAGGACGGGGGAGTGGGCGTCGACGGTAAGAAGATCACACAACCCTATGAATTCAAGGTCATCGGGAAGCCGCAGGACCTCGAACCCGCCCTCAACATCCCCGGCGGGGTGATCCAGACGCTGGAGAAGGAGCAGGCCACTGCCGACGTCGTACGCTCGTCGAAGATCGTCGTCGATGCCTTGCGGGCGGCGAAGCAGCCTGACTACGCTCGGTCGTCATCGTCATGA
- the ftsR gene encoding transcriptional regulator FtsR has protein sequence MLLTPTGGAGNGAVGSAGRLLSIGTVLNQLRGEFPEVTISKIRFLEAEGLVEPQRTPSGYRKFSPQDVERLARILRLQRDHYLPLKVIREHLDALARGEQVRIPTPSPQGDPTLAAVLPADPEEPTVARVGRAELLAAAEVDEVQLVEWESYGLIAEGAGGGYDAEAVTVAKLLADLGRFGLEPRHLRAMKAAADREAGLVEQVVAPLRRHRNPQTRAHAEATLKELAGISVRLHEALVQTALGVRLR, from the coding sequence ATGCTGCTGACACCGACGGGCGGTGCCGGAAACGGCGCCGTCGGCTCGGCCGGGCGGCTGTTGAGCATCGGTACGGTGCTCAACCAGCTGCGCGGCGAGTTCCCCGAAGTCACCATTTCCAAGATCCGGTTCCTGGAGGCGGAAGGGCTCGTCGAGCCCCAGCGCACGCCCTCGGGGTACCGCAAGTTCAGCCCGCAGGACGTCGAGCGGCTCGCCCGGATCCTGCGGCTGCAGCGCGACCACTACCTGCCGCTGAAGGTCATCCGCGAGCACCTCGACGCGCTCGCACGCGGTGAGCAGGTCCGCATCCCGACGCCCTCGCCGCAGGGCGACCCGACGCTGGCGGCGGTCCTGCCCGCGGACCCCGAGGAGCCCACCGTGGCCCGGGTCGGGCGGGCCGAGCTGCTCGCCGCCGCCGAGGTCGACGAGGTACAGCTGGTCGAGTGGGAGTCGTACGGCCTGATCGCCGAAGGGGCGGGCGGGGGGTACGACGCCGAGGCGGTGACCGTGGCCAAACTGCTGGCCGATCTGGGCCGCTTCGGCCTGGAACCGCGGCACCTGCGGGCCATGAAGGCGGCCGCGGACCGGGAGGCCGGCCTGGTCGAACAGGTCGTGGCACCGTTGCGGCGCCACCGCAACCCGCAGACCAGGGCGCATGCCGAGGCGACCCTGAAAGAGCTCGCCGGGATCTCCGTACGCCTGCACGAAGCGCTGGTCCAGACCGCTCTGGGGGTGCGGCTCCGCTGA
- a CDS encoding small basic family protein — protein MIAVLGLVVGVVVGLLVRPEVPAVVEPYLPIAVVAALDAVFGGLRAMLDGIFVDKVFVVSFLSNVVVAALIVFLGDKLGVGAQLSTGVVVVLGIRIFSNAAAIRRHVFRA, from the coding sequence GTGATCGCGGTACTGGGCCTCGTGGTCGGAGTGGTGGTCGGACTACTGGTCCGGCCCGAGGTGCCGGCCGTGGTCGAGCCCTATCTTCCGATCGCCGTGGTGGCGGCTCTCGACGCGGTCTTCGGAGGCCTGCGCGCGATGCTCGACGGGATCTTCGTCGACAAGGTCTTCGTGGTGTCGTTCCTGTCGAACGTCGTCGTCGCCGCGCTCATCGTCTTCCTCGGCGACAAGCTCGGGGTCGGTGCGCAGCTGTCCACGGGTGTGGTCGTCGTCCTCGGCATCCGCATCTTCTCCAACGCCGCGGCCATCCGCCGGCACGTGTTCCGGGCGTGA